The Marinitoga sp. 1197 genome contains a region encoding:
- the rpsI gene encoding 30S ribosomal protein S9, which yields MAEFIDYYGTGRRKASIARVHLRPGDGKVRVNKKEFENLTQYFNNNPVWSKHALEPLTVTENEGKFDLVITVEGGGMNGQAGAIRLGIARALLEYDENLRPVLRKYGLLTRDPREVERKKYGLKKARRAPQFSKR from the coding sequence ATGGCTGAATTTATAGATTATTACGGCACAGGTAGGAGAAAAGCTTCTATCGCAAGAGTACATTTAAGACCAGGTGACGGTAAAGTAAGGGTAAACAAAAAAGAATTTGAAAACTTGACACAATATTTCAATAATAATCCAGTTTGGTCAAAACACGCTTTAGAACCTTTAACAGTTACTGAAAATGAAGGAAAATTTGATTTGGTTATAACTGTTGAAGGTGGTGGAATGAACGGTCAGGCTGGTGCTATTAGATTGGGAATTGCGAGAGCTTTATTAGAATATGATGAAAATTTAAGACCTGTATTAAGAAAATATGGTTTATTAACAAGAGATCCAAGAGAAGTAGAAAGAAAGAAATACGGTTTAAAGAAAGCAAGAAGAGCTCCACAATTCTCAAAGAGATGA
- the rplM gene encoding 50S ribosomal protein L13 — translation MASIMTQKSYLAKNEEVERKWYVVDATGKSLGRLASQIARVLQGKHKPTYTPHVDTGDYVIVINAEKIILTGKKWTQKKYYRHTGYPGGIKEQTAKEILEKYPERLIEKAVKGMLPKTTLGRHMFKKLKVYSGSNHPHEAQKPEKLEL, via the coding sequence ATGGCTTCAATAATGACTCAAAAGAGTTATTTAGCAAAAAATGAAGAAGTAGAAAGAAAATGGTATGTTGTTGATGCAACAGGAAAATCTTTGGGTAGATTAGCTTCTCAGATAGCAAGAGTATTACAGGGAAAACACAAACCAACTTATACACCTCATGTTGATACAGGTGATTATGTAATAGTGATTAATGCTGAGAAAATTATATTGACAGGAAAGAAATGGACACAAAAGAAATATTACAGACATACTGGTTATCCAGGTGGAATAAAGGAGCAAACAGCTAAAGAAATATTAGAAAAATATCCTGAAAGATTGATAGAAAAAGCAGTTAAAGGTATGCTTCCAAAAACAACATTAGGAAGACATATGTTTAAAAAATTAAAGGTTTATTCTGGTTCTAATCACCCTCATGAAGCACAAAAACCAGAAAAGTTGGAATTATAA
- the rpmA gene encoding 50S ribosomal protein L27, with amino-acid sequence MMKIDLQLFSSKKSGGTAKNGRDSNPKYLGVKKGDGQKVIPGNIIVRQRGTHFHPGNNVGMGKDHTIYSKIEGYVKFERRNNRRLISVYPER; translated from the coding sequence ATAATGAAAATAGATCTTCAACTCTTTTCATCTAAAAAGAGTGGGGGTACTGCAAAAAATGGAAGAGATTCTAATCCAAAGTACCTCGGTGTAAAAAAGGGAGACGGTCAAAAAGTAATACCTGGAAATATAATTGTTAGACAAAGAGGTACTCATTTTCATCCAGGCAATAATGTAGGAATGGGTAAAGACCATACAATATATTCTAAAATAGAAGGTTATGTAAAATTCGAAAGAAGAAATAACAGAAGATTAATTAGTGTATATCCCGAAAGATGA
- a CDS encoding ribosomal-processing cysteine protease Prp, translated as MINIIFNLKKNYVEIDGHADFDEYGKDILCSAVSTLTQFVAEIIKNEKIGNYKKRDGYLKIKWKNNELSDKLVKYLHDALKSLEESYPYNLKVEVNK; from the coding sequence ATGATTAATATCATATTCAATTTAAAAAAAAATTATGTTGAAATTGATGGACATGCAGATTTTGATGAATACGGTAAAGATATACTATGTAGTGCAGTTAGCACTTTAACACAATTTGTTGCTGAAATTATAAAGAATGAAAAAATCGGAAATTATAAAAAGAGAGATGGATACTTAAAAATCAAATGGAAAAATAATGAATTGTCCGATAAATTAGTAAAATATTTACACGATGCTTTAAAAAGTCTTGAGGAGAGTTATCCATATAACTTGAAGGTGGAGGTGAATAAATAA
- the rplU gene encoding 50S ribosomal protein L21: MYAIIEVGGKQYKVEEGMELYTEKLDGYEEGAEVVLDKVLFVKGDSAKVGKPYVENAKVVAEVVKHGKDKKILVVKFQGRKNYRRKKGHRQHFTALKIKKIEA, encoded by the coding sequence ATGTACGCTATCATTGAAGTTGGCGGAAAGCAATATAAAGTAGAAGAAGGCATGGAACTTTACACAGAAAAATTAGACGGATATGAAGAAGGCGCAGAAGTTGTATTGGATAAGGTTTTATTTGTAAAAGGCGATTCTGCTAAAGTTGGAAAACCTTATGTTGAAAATGCTAAAGTTGTTGCTGAGGTCGTTAAACATGGTAAAGACAAAAAAATATTAGTTGTAAAGTTTCAGGGAAGAAAAAACTATAGAAGAAAAAAAGGACATCGCCAACATTTTACAGCTTTAAAAATTAAAAAAATCGAAGCATGA
- a CDS encoding DUF368 domain-containing protein: MRDFILGLIMGIAELLPGISGGTIAAISGRYEIVLKSASDIISLRWSKESLKVILSLIIGMGTSIIFLSKFLSYLFNKYPEYSYGIFAGLIIGGLIYLSNQINFKKRENYTIIIITFIIAYFFLSFTKSIELTTGKISFWYLMFGGIIAVSVMVLPGVSGSSMLLIMGLYKPVINAVSNFDFDILIPVALGIFLGLIFIIKLLDKLMKKFHEKVMSFLIGLTLAGLFVIFPITSKILTYIFFIIGIFLSKYLEKILNE; the protein is encoded by the coding sequence TTGCGGGATTTTATACTTGGTTTAATAATGGGGATTGCAGAATTATTGCCGGGAATTAGTGGAGGTACTATAGCGGCCATATCTGGAAGATATGAAATTGTTTTAAAATCAGCATCAGATATTATATCATTAAGATGGTCAAAAGAGTCGCTGAAAGTGATTCTTTCTTTAATCATTGGTATGGGAACATCTATAATATTCTTATCGAAATTTTTATCATATTTGTTTAACAAATATCCAGAGTATTCTTATGGTATCTTTGCTGGATTAATAATAGGAGGGCTTATTTATTTATCCAATCAAATAAATTTTAAAAAAAGAGAAAATTATACTATTATAATTATTACTTTCATTATTGCATATTTCTTTTTAAGTTTTACTAAATCTATTGAATTAACAACTGGAAAAATAAGTTTCTGGTATTTAATGTTTGGAGGTATTATTGCGGTATCTGTAATGGTTTTACCTGGAGTAAGTGGATCATCCATGCTTTTGATTATGGGGTTATATAAACCGGTTATAAATGCTGTTTCTAATTTTGATTTTGATATATTGATTCCTGTAGCGCTTGGTATCTTTTTAGGGTTGATTTTTATTATAAAGTTATTGGATAAGCTAATGAAAAAATTTCATGAAAAAGTTATGTCTTTTTTAATTGGATTAACATTGGCAGGATTATTTGTTATTTTTCCTATAACTTCCAAAATATTAACTTACATATTTTTTATAATAGGTATTTTTTTGTCAAAATATTTGGAAAAAATATTAAATGAATAG
- a CDS encoding undecaprenyl-diphosphate phosphatase has translation MNEIILGVIQGLTEFLPVSSSGHLALFSKLINFNPDVSFFAFLHLMTFFAVLLFVYKEVWFILKGIFTLDKDAWNLALKIIVSTIPAAIIGILFEDQISEVFSSLKIVGLFFLFTSIAMILSDKFKGNKNLIDINYTDAAIIGLFQAAAIFPGISRSGFTLFGALILNIKKEDALKYSFLMSLPVTFGAGLLEINKVTFTMPVIYSGISTFIFGVFGLYILKKTVINGKLKYFGYYTIFTAILSFIIG, from the coding sequence ATGAATGAGATTATTTTAGGTGTTATTCAAGGTTTAACAGAATTTTTACCAGTTTCAAGTTCGGGGCATCTTGCTTTGTTCTCGAAATTGATAAATTTTAATCCTGATGTTTCGTTTTTTGCTTTTTTACATTTAATGACATTTTTTGCTGTATTGCTATTTGTATATAAAGAAGTATGGTTTATATTAAAAGGCATTTTCACGCTCGATAAAGATGCATGGAACCTTGCTTTGAAAATAATTGTGTCTACTATTCCTGCTGCAATTATAGGTATTTTATTTGAAGATCAAATAAGTGAAGTTTTTTCATCATTAAAAATTGTGGGATTATTTTTTCTATTTACATCTATAGCTATGATTTTGTCTGATAAATTTAAAGGTAATAAAAATTTAATTGATATTAATTATACTGATGCAGCAATTATCGGGTTATTTCAAGCGGCGGCTATTTTCCCTGGAATTTCCAGAAGCGGTTTTACATTATTTGGCGCTTTAATATTAAATATAAAGAAAGAAGATGCATTAAAATATTCATTTTTAATGAGTTTGCCTGTTACTTTTGGAGCTGGACTATTGGAAATAAATAAAGTAACCTTTACTATGCCTGTTATATATTCTGGAATTTCAACATTTATTTTTGGGGTTTTTGGTTTATATATATTAAAAAAGACTGTAATTAATGGGAAACTCAAATATTTTGGATATTATACTATTTTTACTGCTATATTAAGTTTTATTATTGGGTGA
- a CDS encoding nucleoside-triphosphatase, with translation MKLLLTGKIGIGKSTILNKAINKYNIKYGIFTKKSDKYLYAYLLNSNKKYIIGEKTLLGMSINYAGFELITYELKKITFPDFFVVDEIGFLEEKYVPYLNELERIIEESRNFIGIIRLFFHERYYFLKDLPIIEITEENRGNIEL, from the coding sequence ATGAAATTGCTTTTAACAGGAAAAATAGGAATAGGTAAAAGTACCATTTTGAATAAAGCAATAAATAAATATAATATAAAATACGGCATATTTACAAAAAAAAGTGATAAATATTTGTATGCATATTTGTTGAATTCGAATAAAAAATATATTATAGGAGAAAAAACATTACTTGGTATGAGTATAAATTATGCTGGATTTGAATTAATAACATACGAATTAAAGAAAATAACATTTCCAGATTTTTTTGTTGTTGATGAAATAGGCTTTTTGGAAGAGAAGTATGTACCATATTTGAATGAATTAGAAAGGATTATAGAGGAAAGTAGAAATTTTATAGGGATAATAAGATTATTTTTTCATGAAAGGTATTACTTTTTAAAAGATTTGCCTATTATAGAAATTACTGAAGAAAATAGAGGAAATATAGAATTATAA
- a CDS encoding YbaB/EbfC family nucleoid-associated protein: MAKKIRGLGGRSLKGSGGKKNDIMKLMQEAQKTQELMEQEMKKFENELSLKDFEATSGGGVVKVIVSGDLRIKDIEVSDELEDEEFEIIKDMIIAAANEALEKAKKFKEEETEKISQKYLGGLNLGL, translated from the coding sequence ATGGCAAAAAAGATTAGAGGATTAGGTGGAAGAAGTTTAAAAGGTTCTGGAGGAAAAAAGAATGATATAATGAAATTGATGCAAGAGGCACAAAAAACACAGGAATTAATGGAGCAAGAAATGAAGAAGTTTGAAAATGAATTATCTTTAAAAGATTTTGAAGCAACAAGTGGTGGTGGTGTGGTAAAAGTTATAGTTTCAGGAGATTTAAGAATAAAAGATATTGAAGTTTCAGATGAACTTGAAGATGAAGAATTTGAAATAATAAAAGATATGATAATTGCTGCAGCCAATGAAGCTTTAGAAAAAGCAAAAAAGTTTAAAGAAGAAGAAACAGAAAAAATTTCCCAAAAATATTTAGGTGGATTAAATTTAGGGCTATAA
- the gap gene encoding type I glyceraldehyde-3-phosphate dehydrogenase, whose amino-acid sequence MAIKIAINGFGRIGRVVFREMMKRENFEVVAINDLTDPKTLAHLLKYDSVHGKFDGTVEVSEDGFVVNGKEIKVFAEKNPANLPWKDLGVDIVIESTGVFRNKEKAMPHIEAGAKKVLITAPAKGEVDLTVVLGVNDELLSKEHVVVSNASCTTNSIAPVIKVLNEKFGVKTGLLTTVHSFTNDQRVLDLPHSDLRRARAAAVNIIPTTTGAAKAVGVVIPELKGKLDGIAMRVPTPDGSITDLTVVVEKETTAEEVNAAMKEASETYLKGILGYNEDMIVSSDIIGTTFSGIFDATLTKVMDGTLVKVASWYDNEYGYSARVVDLAERLAELI is encoded by the coding sequence ATGGCTATTAAGATTGCTATTAACGGTTTTGGGAGAATTGGGAGAGTAGTATTTAGAGAAATGATGAAAAGAGAAAATTTTGAAGTTGTGGCTATTAACGATTTGACAGATCCAAAAACATTGGCTCACCTATTAAAATATGATAGTGTTCATGGGAAATTTGATGGAACTGTAGAAGTTTCAGAAGATGGTTTTGTTGTAAATGGAAAAGAAATAAAAGTATTTGCTGAAAAAAATCCTGCAAATTTACCATGGAAAGATTTAGGAGTAGATATTGTTATTGAATCAACAGGTGTGTTTAGAAATAAAGAAAAAGCTATGCCACACATAGAAGCAGGGGCTAAAAAAGTTTTAATTACTGCTCCAGCAAAAGGAGAAGTTGATTTAACAGTTGTGTTAGGAGTAAATGATGAATTGTTATCAAAAGAACATGTAGTTGTTTCAAATGCATCCTGTACAACAAATTCAATAGCTCCTGTAATTAAAGTATTAAATGAAAAATTTGGCGTTAAAACAGGGTTATTGACAACAGTTCATTCCTTTACAAATGATCAGAGAGTATTGGATTTACCTCATAGTGATTTAAGAAGAGCAAGAGCAGCAGCTGTGAATATTATACCAACAACAACAGGTGCAGCTAAAGCTGTAGGTGTAGTTATTCCAGAATTAAAAGGAAAATTGGATGGTATTGCTATGAGAGTTCCAACTCCAGACGGTTCGATTACAGATTTAACAGTAGTTGTTGAAAAAGAAACAACAGCTGAAGAAGTAAATGCAGCAATGAAAGAAGCTTCAGAAACATACTTGAAAGGTATTTTAGGATATAATGAAGATATGATTGTCTCTTCTGATATTATTGGAACAACATTTTCGGGAATTTTTGATGCAACATTGACAAAAGTTATGGACGGTACATTGGTAAAAGTAGCTTCGTGGTATGATAATGAATATGGATATTCTGCAAGAGTTGTGGATTTAGCAGAAAGATTAGCAGAATTAATATAA
- the tpiA gene encoding triose-phosphate isomerase translates to MEKMTIKDLNLKDKKVIMRVDFNVPMKDGVITNDKRIKAALPTIKHVLNEGAKVILLSHLGRPKGEPKPEFSLKPVADRLSELLNQEVKFVPEVIGEKVKNAVNELKEGEVLLLENTRYMKGETKNDLELAREWANLADIHVNDAFGTAHRAHASNVGIAQFIPSVAGFLMEKEIKFLSKATSNPEKPYVVILGGAKVSDKIGVINNLLDKADKILIGGAMMFTFLKALGKEIGSSRFEEDKVDLAKELLEKAKEKGVELVLPVDAIIAQKLEAGVEKKIAKIEDGIEEGWMGLDIGPDSIKLFKDKLAGAKTVVWNGPMGVFEIEDFATGTKEVAMMVADITEEGAVTIIGGGDSAAAIELFGLERKVSHVSTGGGASLEFLEGKELPGIASIASKKKINKRRYILAGNWKMNKTNLEAAEFISKLTANIGKEKKFDIIIAPTFLALEKAVDLTSSTNIKVSAQNMYFEDSGAYTGEISAGMLKSIGVEFVILGHSERRNIFGETDEVINKKIKKALEKEIIPIFCVGEKLEEREKGLTFNVIEKQIKEGLYGLNKNEVQKIIVAYEPVWAIGTGKVATPEQAEEVHAYIRKLLSEMYNEETAESITILYGGSVKPNNYFGLFTKPNIDGGLVGGASLKESFIELANIMKNIIL, encoded by the coding sequence ATGGAAAAAATGACAATAAAAGATTTAAATTTAAAAGATAAAAAAGTGATTATGAGAGTAGATTTTAATGTTCCAATGAAAGATGGTGTTATAACAAATGATAAAAGAATAAAAGCAGCATTACCTACTATAAAACATGTGTTGAATGAAGGTGCGAAGGTTATATTATTGTCTCATTTAGGAAGACCAAAAGGAGAACCTAAACCAGAGTTTTCTCTAAAACCAGTAGCAGATAGATTATCTGAATTGCTAAATCAAGAAGTGAAATTTGTTCCTGAAGTAATTGGAGAAAAGGTTAAAAATGCTGTTAATGAATTAAAAGAAGGAGAAGTATTATTATTAGAAAACACAAGATATATGAAAGGTGAGACGAAAAATGATTTAGAATTAGCCAGAGAATGGGCTAATTTAGCAGATATTCATGTAAATGATGCATTTGGTACTGCGCACAGAGCACATGCCTCAAATGTTGGAATTGCTCAATTTATACCAAGTGTTGCAGGATTCTTAATGGAAAAGGAAATAAAATTTTTATCGAAAGCTACATCTAATCCTGAAAAACCATATGTTGTAATTTTAGGAGGAGCTAAAGTTTCAGATAAAATTGGAGTTATAAATAACTTATTGGATAAAGCTGATAAAATATTAATTGGTGGAGCTATGATGTTTACGTTTTTAAAAGCATTAGGAAAAGAAATAGGCTCTTCGAGATTTGAAGAAGATAAAGTTGATCTTGCAAAGGAATTGTTAGAAAAGGCGAAGGAAAAAGGTGTTGAATTAGTATTACCAGTTGACGCTATAATTGCTCAAAAATTAGAAGCTGGTGTTGAAAAGAAAATTGCAAAAATTGAAGATGGAATAGAAGAAGGATGGATGGGCTTAGATATAGGACCAGATAGCATTAAATTATTTAAAGATAAATTAGCAGGTGCAAAAACTGTTGTATGGAATGGACCAATGGGTGTATTTGAAATAGAAGATTTTGCAACTGGAACAAAAGAAGTGGCAATGATGGTAGCTGATATTACTGAAGAAGGTGCTGTTACTATTATTGGTGGTGGAGATAGTGCAGCTGCTATTGAATTGTTTGGTTTGGAAAGAAAAGTATCTCATGTATCAACTGGTGGTGGTGCATCATTAGAATTTTTAGAAGGAAAAGAATTACCAGGAATAGCAAGTATTGCATCTAAAAAAAAAATAAATAAAAGGAGATATATATTAGCTGGGAACTGGAAAATGAATAAAACCAATTTAGAAGCTGCGGAATTCATTTCAAAATTGACAGCAAATATTGGTAAAGAAAAGAAATTTGACATTATAATTGCACCAACATTTTTAGCATTAGAAAAAGCTGTTGATTTGACTTCAAGTACTAATATAAAAGTATCTGCACAAAATATGTATTTTGAAGATTCTGGAGCATATACAGGAGAAATTTCGGCAGGGATGTTAAAATCTATAGGTGTTGAATTTGTAATATTAGGCCATTCAGAAAGAAGAAATATTTTTGGAGAAACAGATGAAGTAATAAATAAAAAGATTAAAAAAGCATTGGAAAAGGAAATAATTCCTATTTTTTGTGTTGGAGAAAAACTTGAGGAAAGAGAAAAAGGATTAACCTTTAATGTTATTGAAAAGCAAATAAAAGAAGGATTATACGGATTGAATAAAAATGAAGTTCAAAAAATAATTGTTGCATATGAACCGGTTTGGGCAATTGGCACTGGAAAGGTTGCAACACCAGAACAAGCAGAAGAAGTTCATGCATATATTAGAAAATTATTATCTGAAATGTATAACGAAGAAACAGCTGAATCAATTACTATTTTATATGGTGGAAGTGTAAAGCCAAATAATTATTTCGGACTATTTACAAAACCAAATATAGATGGTGGACTGGTTGGTGGAGCATCATTAAAAGAATCATTTATAGAATTAGCAAATATAATGAAAAACATAATTTTATAA
- a CDS encoding methyl-accepting chemotaxis protein has translation MKNDNFKNEYFKKVVEKIAESIYHENILTSFIENLDEVIGERFQQATNLTQNVGNKIIESIDNTEIITKEIEEMSLKSEKEKNTLSTSNKNIISKLNRIGNNLDEVRNDVLESIQMISNALNNFDEVMEITKNINKIARKTNMLSINASIEAAKAKEHGRGFAVVAEEIQKLSTETNESAKMINDKITLLSNEISDVLDKINYISDLFNTVAEITEDSLEILEKNEIFLDKLIKDLHSNSTLLENNLGNLSISKDEMLELINTISTLNSVIKNVLNMQKNIKNIKI, from the coding sequence GTGAAAAATGATAACTTTAAAAATGAATACTTTAAAAAAGTTGTAGAAAAAATTGCGGAAAGCATATATCATGAAAACATTCTTACTTCATTTATTGAAAATTTGGATGAAGTAATTGGAGAGAGATTTCAGCAAGCAACAAATTTAACTCAAAATGTTGGGAATAAGATTATTGAATCTATTGATAATACTGAAATAATTACAAAAGAAATAGAAGAAATGTCTTTAAAAAGCGAAAAAGAAAAAAATACATTATCAACAAGTAATAAAAATATTATAAGTAAATTAAACCGTATAGGCAATAATCTCGATGAGGTAAGAAATGACGTATTAGAATCTATACAAATGATTTCAAACGCATTAAATAATTTTGATGAAGTTATGGAAATTACAAAAAATATAAATAAAATTGCAAGAAAAACTAATATGCTTTCAATAAACGCATCTATTGAAGCAGCAAAAGCAAAAGAACACGGAAGAGGATTTGCAGTTGTCGCAGAAGAAATACAAAAATTATCCACCGAAACAAATGAAAGTGCGAAAATGATAAATGATAAAATAACTCTTCTATCAAATGAAATTAGCGATGTATTGGATAAAATAAATTATATTTCTGATTTATTTAATACTGTGGCAGAAATCACGGAAGACTCGTTAGAAATACTAGAGAAAAATGAAATTTTTCTTGATAAGTTAATTAAGGATTTACATTCAAATTCGACATTATTGGAAAATAATCTTGGAAATTTATCTATATCAAAAGATGAAATGTTAGAATTAATAAACACAATTTCTACATTGAATTCTGTCATAAAGAATGTCTTAAATATGCAGAAAAATATAAAAAACATAAAAATATAG
- a CDS encoding MBL fold metallo-hydrolase has product MSNSVVLFENNDHKFIYLGIEKNNLEGIFTNQFLIIHNDEGVLLDPGGVHVFPRVLANVSEHISTDKIKAIFYTHQDPDVSSGIALWSSTLDSVKIYISELWERFLPHFGVFDSSNLVPIKDRGGEIKFSDGYSLKIIPAHFLHSLGNFTLYDPISKILFSGDIGVGVVQPSEDKIFVENFNDYTKYMEGFHKRYMSSNIAAKKWIEIVSKFDVEMMTPQHGLLFKRNEYNQFLNWFKDLKCGIDIINEIY; this is encoded by the coding sequence GTGTCAAATTCCGTTGTTTTATTTGAAAATAATGACCATAAATTTATCTATTTAGGTATTGAAAAAAACAATCTTGAAGGTATTTTCACCAATCAATTTTTAATTATTCATAATGATGAAGGTGTTTTATTAGATCCAGGTGGTGTTCATGTTTTCCCAAGAGTATTGGCAAATGTTTCTGAACATATATCCACTGATAAGATTAAAGCAATATTTTATACACATCAAGATCCTGATGTGTCATCTGGTATTGCTTTATGGAGTTCTACCTTAGATAGCGTTAAAATTTATATTTCTGAGTTGTGGGAAAGATTTTTACCTCATTTTGGAGTTTTTGATTCTTCTAATCTTGTTCCTATTAAAGATAGGGGAGGAGAAATTAAATTTTCAGATGGTTATTCGTTAAAAATTATTCCTGCTCATTTTTTACATTCACTTGGTAATTTTACCTTATATGATCCAATTTCAAAAATACTATTTTCAGGCGATATTGGTGTTGGTGTTGTTCAACCATCTGAAGATAAAATATTTGTTGAAAATTTCAATGACTATACTAAATATATGGAAGGATTTCATAAAAGATATATGTCTTCAAATATTGCAGCAAAAAAATGGATTGAGATAGTCTCAAAATTTGATGTAGAAATGATGACTCCACAACATGGTTTATTGTTCAAAAGAAATGAGTATAATCAATTTTTAAATTGGTTTAAAGATTTAAAATGCGGTATTGACATTATAAATGAGATATATTAG